From a region of the Flavobacterium branchiarum genome:
- a CDS encoding multiubiquitin domain-containing protein: protein MNTKIDGQDDHSKRPSLELIIEGKKFQWFEQYITGKQLKELRGLPLDCELFLDIIEPWKDDAILNDEVVDLARSGIEQFYVKQKLKYSIDGKNFETDKQYIKGSQIRRQGNIPDDYQIFLDNKQPWQDDLIEDDEIVDLARPGKEKFYSKEKPFSVELVVNLKPKPWTEKTISFEQVIALAYGNYDPNPGKGYTVTYDRGPHQNPEGTMVKGQSVFVKHKMIFNVKQTDKS, encoded by the coding sequence ATGAATACAAAAATAGACGGTCAGGATGACCATAGTAAAAGACCTTCGTTAGAATTGATTATTGAAGGGAAAAAGTTTCAGTGGTTTGAACAGTATATTACTGGCAAACAATTAAAAGAATTGAGAGGGCTTCCTCTTGATTGTGAATTATTTTTAGATATTATTGAACCTTGGAAAGATGATGCTATATTGAATGATGAAGTTGTTGACTTAGCAAGATCTGGAATTGAGCAATTTTATGTCAAGCAGAAATTAAAGTACTCTATTGATGGGAAAAACTTTGAAACTGATAAGCAGTATATTAAAGGTTCTCAAATTAGGAGACAAGGCAATATTCCTGATGATTATCAAATCTTTTTGGATAATAAACAGCCATGGCAGGATGATTTAATTGAAGATGATGAAATCGTTGACTTGGCCAGACCAGGTAAAGAGAAATTTTATTCAAAAGAAAAGCCATTTTCAGTAGAACTTGTTGTCAATCTTAAGCCAAAACCTTGGACAGAAAAGACTATTAGTTTTGAGCAAGTCATTGCATTAGCTTATGGCAATTATGATCCAAATCCGGGGAAAGGTTACACGGTTACTTACGACAGAGGGCCTCATCAAAATCCAGAAGGAACGATGGTAAAAGGACAATCAGTATTTGTTAAACATAAAATGATATTCAATGTCAAACAAACTGATAAATCGTAG
- a CDS encoding ThiF family adenylyltransferase: protein MSNKLINRSTDLKRLRDEGYEIEVRGGHLIVHHIPYINSNREVKIGKLISTLLMSNEVTLKPDNHVINFMGEHPCNNDGSIITSIQHVAVNQQLFNDIILNHSFSNRPPNGYDNYYDKVTRYVELIIAPAKSIDPKVTATTFRVMECSEEESVFRYLDTNSSRANINFINEKFKGQRIGIIGLGGTGSYILDQVAKTPVDEILLFDNDEFLLHNAFRAPGAPTIKILNEQQMKVDYFASIYSNMRRGIIPYAEKITEQNIELLKRLSFVFICIDSNSARGMIISHLKKFQIPFIDVGLGVEIVEDSLAAILRTTLGTPSKHDHIFDRIGTVDTDDNEYSTNIQIADLNAMNALLAVLKWKKLNGFYKDLKEEHHSTYTVNTGQLLNDDYTT from the coding sequence ATGTCAAACAAACTGATAAATCGTAGTACAGACTTAAAACGTCTTCGAGATGAAGGTTATGAAATTGAGGTAAGAGGTGGACATTTAATTGTCCACCACATACCTTATATTAATAGTAACCGAGAGGTAAAAATAGGCAAGCTTATTTCTACCCTTTTGATGAGCAATGAAGTTACCTTGAAACCAGATAATCATGTTATCAATTTTATGGGAGAACACCCATGTAACAACGATGGTAGTATTATAACTTCTATTCAACACGTTGCTGTTAATCAACAATTGTTTAATGATATAATTTTGAATCACTCTTTTTCAAATAGACCACCAAACGGTTATGATAATTATTATGACAAAGTAACACGTTATGTTGAATTGATAATTGCTCCTGCAAAATCGATTGATCCCAAGGTTACTGCAACTACGTTTAGAGTCATGGAATGCAGTGAAGAAGAATCGGTGTTTCGATATTTAGATACGAATTCCAGCAGGGCGAATATTAATTTTATAAATGAAAAATTTAAAGGCCAACGAATAGGGATTATTGGATTGGGTGGTACCGGATCTTATATTTTAGATCAAGTAGCCAAAACTCCTGTAGATGAAATACTCCTGTTTGACAATGATGAATTTTTGCTACACAATGCTTTTAGAGCACCCGGCGCACCAACTATTAAAATATTGAATGAGCAACAAATGAAAGTAGATTATTTTGCTTCTATTTATTCTAATATGCGCAGAGGAATTATCCCATACGCAGAAAAGATAACCGAACAAAACATTGAACTACTTAAAAGATTATCATTTGTGTTTATTTGTATTGATAGCAACAGTGCAAGAGGTATGATAATTTCGCATCTTAAAAAATTTCAGATTCCATTTATAGATGTTGGTCTTGGCGTTGAAATTGTTGAGGATAGTCTTGCTGCCATTTTAAGAACAACACTTGGCACTCCATCAAAACATGATCATATATTCGATAGGATTGGAACCGTTGATACGGACGACAATGAATATTCCACCAATATTCAAATTGCCGATCTTAACGCTATGAATGCATTACTGGCTGTTTTAAAGTGGAAAAAACTCAATGGTTTTTATAAGGATTTAAAAGAAGAGCATCATAGTACTTACACTGTAAATACCGGACAATTATTAAACGATGATTATACAACATAA
- a CDS encoding DUF6527 family protein: MIIQHKFIEFVPDVLEDGVLYISVEYCSAIHKCVCGCGNQVVTPLSPTDWQLTFDGKNVSLSPSIGNWNFDCKSHYWIRKNKIVFARLWTDEEIKEGREKDKKLKKKYFFSWKKKKK; this comes from the coding sequence ATGATTATACAACATAAGTTTATTGAATTTGTACCAGACGTTTTAGAGGATGGAGTCCTTTATATCTCTGTCGAGTATTGTTCGGCGATACACAAATGTGTTTGCGGTTGTGGGAACCAAGTGGTAACGCCGCTATCTCCTACTGACTGGCAACTTACTTTTGATGGAAAAAATGTTTCACTAAGCCCTTCTATTGGCAACTGGAATTTTGATTGCAAGTCTCATTACTGGATCAGGAAAAATAAAATTGTTTTTGCCAGATTGTGGACTGATGAAGAAATTAAAGAAGGCAGAGAAAAGGATAAAAAATTGAAAAAAAAATACTTTTTCAGCTGGAAAAAAAAGAAAAAATGA